In Necator americanus strain Aroian chromosome IV, whole genome shotgun sequence, the following proteins share a genomic window:
- a CDS encoding hypothetical protein (NECATOR_CHRIV.G16693.T1) has translation MRVLIAVLMTVSTVTAYDAVVFSNDREIKKDYPSIENLATSSSESPVVFIVNPDFTLGQFSREAHAYSDNKEMTGLPATVKSASYKASRYIPRSIHAPDAVILTSKDNFVPGAHSYILVGEDWNSMQSLTEDILPQLGGKFTAIITATEAVYGDLARVKRVATSEMENDANPSGPPSGAGGPEISMPMSLPPYNRSQYPDVKPGTPILGSCMLYLEGVNIVVQNSKKTFATIPIRSFTNTTAWSYADGDVKCNNATNGTYSFVVRMNLKGDVADSSQRVKVRGGSPIMFTLTFIGAGGYWGLADVTANEVAVEGISPTFLSGAAKAQSTPISQRSVNNVGFNSVTGHALGCSDSQAAFFKTDQDGVLIGISLYNTEVQTYGVFPDMKTKQMYFTRQVEDCVGTFSVGSWMAIVSILILVGGFIFGFLMLNSVQTMDRFDDPKHKQIVINVRE, from the exons ATGCGGGTGCTCATAGCGGTCTTAATGACCGTATCAACGGTTACGGCTTACGAtgctgttgttttttcaaacgaCAGAGAAATCAA AAAGGATTATCCAAGCATAGAGAACTTAGCAACGTCCTCAAGTGAATCACCTGTCGTTTTTATTGTCAATCCGGATTTTACTCTAG GTCAGTTTTCAAGAGAGGCGCATGCCTATTCAGATAACAAGGAAATGACTGGGCTACCTGCCACCGTCAAGTCTGCGTCGTATAAAGCTAGCAGGTACATCCCACGTAGTATTCAT GCTCCTGATGCTGTGATTTTAACAAGCAAGGACAATTTTGTTCCTGGTGCTCATTCTTATATTCTGGTCGGTGAAGATTGGAACAGCATGCAGTCACTGACTGAGGATATCTTGCCCCAATTAGGGGGAAAATTTACCGCTATTATTACTGCAACCGAAGCTGTTTACGGCGATCTG GCGCGAGTGAAGCGTGTCGCGACATCCGAAATGGAAAACGACGCTAATCCATCAGGGCCTCCATCTGGAGCAGGAG GACCCGAGATCAGCATGCCTATGAGTTTGCCACCATACAACAGATCACAATATCCCGATGTAAAGCCTGGAAC GCCTATATTGGGTTCGTGCATGCTTTATCTCGAAGGTGTCAACATAGTTGTACAGAATAGCAAGAAAACTTTCGCAACGATACCGATTCGTTCGTTTACGAACACCACTGCATG gAGCTATGCAGATGGAGACGTCAAATGCAACAACGCGACCAATGGAACCTACTC ATTTGTTGTACGAATGAACCTGAAAGGTGATGTGGCCGACTCATCTCAACGAGTCAAAGTGCGTGGAGGAAGCCCGATAATGTTCAC ACTCACTTTCATTGGAGCAGGAGGATACTGGGGACTTGCTGATGTCACCGCGAACGAAGTCGCTGTTGAGGGAATAAGCCCAACTTTCTTAAGCGGG GCAGCGAAAGCTCAGAGCACTCCCATTTCGCAAAGATCTGTGAACAACGTAGGATTCAACAGTGTGACTGGACATGCGCTCGGTTGCAGTGATTCACAGGcagcatttttcaaaactgatcAGGATGGCGTTCTCATCGGGATTTCACTTTACAATACTGAG GTTCAAACCTATGGCGTTTTTCCGGATATGAAGACAAAACAAATGTACTTTACTAGGCAAGTTGAGGACTGTGTCGGAACGTTTTCAGTCGGATCATGGATGG CGATCGTCAGCATTCTCATCCTTGTCGGCGGCTTCATTTTCGGATTCCTGATGTTGAATTCTGTCCAAACAATGGACCGATTCGATGATCCGAAGCACAAACAGATTGTGATTAACGTAAGGGAATAA
- a CDS encoding hypothetical protein (NECATOR_CHRIV.G16694.T1) encodes MEPGARWNPAKYEIDDFDFQELTEMFSELRTGCGSNFNTYFALLRKFVMLSYTSCELDIQVRKFIPAELTSVHERFVYRIIQICDLPIKTRSLSDILNGSLESSSKDKYILPHISSLNALAILCSLGYGWKAPDRRFGELIASAVHTMLLDRIDAALHVRNVPVVNEIGVRLDFQCPSANREQSGETGCVLTASDFLKSFSNKSHWLAAETTNLFKMRCHSNFYSKLKTFVPEEEWDTALEESTMNAPILEQEPGGSADGKTAPQDPVIVQEDQEDVEKHEEPKKKGKGVKRSNSKTCSTAKKKPRKKLPNNVDVNLANEPKNSAS; translated from the exons ATGGAACCTGGTGCTCGGTGGAATCCTGCAAAGTATGAAATCGATGACTTCGATTTTCAAGAATTAACTGAAATGTTTTCCGAGTTACGTACTGGCTGCGGTTCTAATTTCAATAC CTATTTTGCCTTGCTAAGGAAGTTTGTGATGCTATCGTATACAAGTTGTGAACTAGATATTCAAGTTAGGAAGTTCATCCCTGCTGAATTAACATCAGTTCATGAAAGGTTCGTCTACAGGATCATCCAAATTTGTGACCTG cCCATAAAAACAAGGTCGCTTAGTGATATTTTGAACGGAAGCTTGGAGAGCAGCTCAAAG GATAAATACATTCTTCctcatatttcttctttgaacGCATTGGCTATTTTGTGTAGTCTTGGGTACGGTTGGAAAGCTCCCGATCGGCGGTTTGGGGAGCTTATTGCAAGTGCTGTTCAT acgaTGCTCCTGGATCGGATCGATGCTGCATTACACGTGAGGAACGTCCCAGTAGTCAATGAAATTGGGGTACGCCTAGATTTCCAATGTCCTTCTGCGAATAG GGAACAATCTGGAGAAACTGGGTGCGTTTTGACAGCAAGTGACTTTTTAAAGTCATTTTCA AATAAAAGTCATTGGCTCGCAGCCGAGACTacgaatttattcaaaatgcGATGCCACTCGAATTTCTACTCGAAACTGAAGACTTTCGTCCCCGAAGAGGAGTGGGATACCGCGCTGGAAGAATCCACCATGAACGCTCCTATTCTAgaacaagaacctggtggatcCGCTGATGGAAAGACAGCTCCACAAGATCCAGTAATTGTTCAGGAGGATCAAGAAGATGTCGAAAAACATGAGGAGCCTAAGAAGAAAGGGAAGGGAGTGAAACGTTCGAACTCGAAAACATGTTCAaccgcaaagaaaaaacctcgTAAGAAGCTACCTAACAATGTTGATGTGAATTTAGCGAATGAACCGAAAAATTCGGCCAGCTGA